CTCTCCGCTCAGCTGTCTCCATCGacgtctttttttctcccctctcgctctctgctttgatctgctgtctttctcctggcCCTCACCTCAAaacctcgcctctctccgttaGCCTgtccttctgtcttctcttctctcgtcggcGCAGTAGCCCATTGCTCTCGGTTTagcggcgaggacggcaaactcccagagagagagagaagaaccagaTGGAAACGGTGAACGAGGCGTAGACACTCCACGCATTACCTTTCTTGTTCAAGAATCAAGATTTCTTCCCCATGCAGGtgccgcctctcctgcgCGCTGGGCAAGTGATGCGGGCGGTCCTCGTGGaagcgtcgcctccctcgcggctgcatgcagccacgaAGGGCGCAGCGAAGCCAGCCTTTCGGCTCGTCCTCGGGTCCGCTGCGAAGCCTACACccaaaaaggagaagaaggaaattCTCATCCAGGTGAAGGCTGCGGGCGTGAACCGCATGGACCTTTTGCAAAAACGAGGTGCGAAAAGGGGATACACGCTGGGCGCGGAGGCGATGGCGCGGAACAGCGCAAAaacggagcgagacagaagagacagccaggGGCAGAAAGtaaacgcgagagagagagagagagagaggaagcaggcaaGCGCAGAGCTGCGCAGTGGGAGAAGAAtggaagacggcgagcggcggATCAGATtcaccagagagaagacgcagaggcaaAGCGGGAGTGGACAAACGACGCAAACGTTGCTGGTGAAGCAGACAATTTTTTCGCGTACTGCGCGGTGGACGCtttgctcttctcgccgtctcccaaGAGAATTCCAATCGTTTACTCGTGTTTTCTCGTGCCGTGTCGCCGCACTCTCGACAGTCCCGATATCTTCTTGCGTCCCCGCGTCACTCTTCCGagttctcgcgttttttctgtctctctgcttccgggCGTCTCTGCACGCTGTGCTTTTCACCTTCTGGCCGAGTCTGTACGAAGCCGGCATTAAGAACATAAAGATCATAGCTAGACCATGTATTGCTATTATCACATTATAAGTAGATATTGTCTCTCGACAACTgatctttttctcctgtaGGAAAATACCCCCCGCCGCTTGGTGCCTCGCCTATCCTCGGACCAGAGGCAGCCGGAATTGTGGCGTCCTCCGGTGAGACTCGCGAACGTAGACTTcgtccgtttccctttttcgcatTCGATTCTTTCCCCGCCCCGCAGCTCTGAAGCGAAGCCACGCCGTAGGCGAATCGCGCGCCTTCGGGAATCTTGTTTTTCGCCAgtccctcgttctcgccttctttccgtccttctcgctctcccggTGGTCTTTCTGCTTGTGGCGTAGGGTTCACCCTCAAGTCCGCCTGTCGACTCGCCCGTTTGGTGTGTGGTTTCAGGAAACCGCTTTCGCGAGGGCGATCGAGTCATGGCGCTTCTTCTAGGAGGCGGCTATGCAGAATACGTCGCCGTGGAGGAGGGTTTGTGCATGCCGATTCCTGACTCCCTCTCATTTGCGCAGGTGAGACCGCATTCGAGATTCCCGTCGAAAAAATAAAGAGCAAAGTCTTTCACCCATTTCAGCCCGGAATCAGATCGCCGCCGCTGCTCAATTTTCCACCGCTGCCATTTCAACTCTCTGCCGACTCTCTCTCAAGCTACGGGCTCTCGGCCGCCACGCGCTCGGTTGCGCTTCTTCAGTCCACCTTACCACTTCTCACAAGCGTttcactgtctctccgtcgccgccaTGTTCTCCGTGTCTGGCTCGGGTCCTCTATCCCACTGGCTTCGCTGTTTTTCACactttcgtgtctctctctccttctcttccttcactctccgtgtctcttcttcacgttcttctctctccttcgtctttcctttccccgctCGACTCGGCGTCCTCCTGTCGGCGTCTGCGCACATTTTGCGGTTCGTGTCCTCTCTGCGACTTCTTTCGCCTGTCTTTTGTCCcgtcccttccttcctctgtgcCTTGGCTCGATGTTCTGTCCTTCCCCCTCCTCCGGTTTCGCTTGTCTAGGAatcttctcgccttttctgcgccttttcccctgcAGGCTGCGGCTATCCCCGAGAACTGGTTGACTGCGTACCAGCTCTTGCATTTCGTTGCGGGTGAGTGCTCGGACCGATGCGGTTTCTGTCCTCTTTGTCGTTTCCACCCCGGTGAAAAGTGTCCCTTCGCTCGCCTCACACCGTCGGTGCCGAAACGTTGCTTTCCTGTCACTCCTCTGGAAcgtcgccgctcttcgcctgTCTTTCCCTACGCCTAGGTCTTGAACTTCCCACGCCTCCAAcgctctgctcttcctctccaacctctgctcctgtctctccattctctgctcctgtctctcctgtctctccttcgcgctctGGAAACGAAACGAGGACGGATGTCGGTCCTTCTGTTCCGGCCGGCGCGTCGGGTCTGAGACGGTCGATTCGCTCCGTCCTCATCCACGCTGCAGCCTCAGGTGAGGAACCTTTAAACgcctttccgttcctttttcttcttttctttttccagcctttttcctccatttccctcctttctttcccctgcAACCCACCCCATTTGTGTCGAGTTTCAGTCCCTCTGTCTGTTCCTGTGAGTCGGCTTCTGCACACGAGGCAGCTGTCGAGGGAAGATGAGAGACATTTTGCCTATGCGTGGAAACCCGCATGCTGCAACCTGTGGGATCTGTACGTGTCACAGGAACGAAGAAGGGGCGTTGTGAAACAGCGCGAGAGATGACACACAAcgaacacgagaaaaagtCGGCAAGGCCGTCGTGATTctcatatacatatagatatatacatgtctatacacgcatatgtatagaatatatatatatatatatatatatatacgtaggtcgttgtgcatgtgtgtatgtgtatatttgtatatggTATGCCTATCGCTATGGCCAGTGCTCTGTGTGCGGAGACGTCGAGCTAAACGCCTCGGTGCGTTTTTTTTTAGTTGTGTTTTCGATTTTCGCGATTCCGCATGCTCAGGGGTCGGCACTGCTCTTGTCCAGCTGAGCAGCCTCCTCGCCATTCCCACCGTTATCGCCTCCGCGGGCTCGGACGAGAAACTGCGACTCTGTCGAGCCCTCGGTGCGCTCAAATTGAACAACGATTGCGGAGGATCCTCGTTGCTTTCACCTAGGCGAGAGaatataaacatatatgcatgcaagcgATCGTCGTAGCTTCTAATCCATGTTCTTACATGcctctatgtatatatatatatatatatatattgtatatatatagataggtaggtagatagacagatatcGGTATGCATCGTTGCCGAGAGCATGCATGCTGCCACGTAGGAAGCGaagctgtatgtacacaaATATCATGACAAGATGCGTGCGGAGGAGTACGGAGCTCTGTCGTTTTGCCTGTAAAGCTCGTATTCCGGAGGCCAGAGTCGGCGTTGCCGCATTTCAGTTGTAGCCTGTGTGTAACTGCAGGTGATCCAAGGCGTttggagacgaagcggcaAGCATGCGAAGTCGCGGGATGCCGCGTATCTGGAACTGGTGCGTTTCGCTGCGATCCGCTGAAAGCCGGGTAATCACAGATCTTGGATTTGAGGGATCATTTCGTCTTTTCAGGGGCTACCCACGTGATCAACTATCGGGCGCTAGAAGGGAAGTTTGCGGAGGAAGTTtcgaaggcgacgaacggCGAGTAAGTCGGAAGCGCAGAAAAGGTAACTTCAAAGAAAGGTTGAGAAGGAGTGGCCGCCGAAGAGGCGGTGTCTGTCGAGACCGAACAGAAGACGTTTTGTTTTTGCCTGGATGGCAAAGGAGAGCCCGttcgagaaacagaaagcggAAGCTCGGTTCTGGAGAAATCGAACAACTTGTGGAGGATTCTTGGTTCCAGTCAAGGACCAAGTCAGCGTGTGTGCTCTGACTCCTGTTCCAGTTGCCTCGCTTCACTGTGTCTCGCGgccgcctcgcgtttcccgtcttgGCTGACTtgcgtgcgtctccgtctgtctccgtcaatgtctccatctgcatgcgcagcaggACCGAgggccgcgcatgcatgtgcaaaAACACGACGCATGtgggagacggaaaggcatCTGTTTTCGCCGCGAAGCGCAGCTGGCTGTGCTTTTTGTGGACCAACGGGCGTTGTCCCTTCTTTGCTTCGCTTTTGAAAatcgcttttctcctgcaGCGGTGCGGACCTGCTGCTCGATCCCGTCGGCGCCTCGTTCATgaaggagaacgcgaaatGCTGCGCTGTGGATGCGAGGTGagccgaggccgagaaaagaacgccgtcgcagaaaggggaaaagacgagaatTGGACAGAGTCAAGGCCGGGGGGCTGGATTCACCGTGCACCCAGGCTCCGCttcgaacagagagagatttCGTTTGAgccgcgctttcctcgcctaGGCCGTTCCGTTTTCAggtggtgtctctcctgcgatTCGTTTCCGTCGATTTCCCTCTCaacccctctctctctctcgtcgcccgcCTTTTTCCGATGCCTCGCCGGCCGTATGTCCTTTATCTCTCCCTTCATTTTTTCGCTCctatcttcttcttcgggaCAAAACCCTCAGTGGtatcttctctgttttctaCGCTTTGTCCCCGTCTCGGCTCCACTGGCGTCGTCTCCATCTGGTGCGTTTtgtgtttgtctcttttgcgtCCACTGTCCCGATGCTTTTTCGCACTCACGCTGCGCAGCTGGGTGCTCTACGGAGGCCTGGGAGGGGTAAAGGTTCCCGAGTTCGACTTCCAGCCTTTTTTTGCGAAGCGcattcgcctcctcgcctccaccCTCCGGAGCCAAGACCTGAGCTACCGGGAAATGCTGGTGAAAAGCTTCGAGGTGGCCGTTCTGCCTAAACTCGCCGACGGCTCTCTCAAAGTACCCCAAagtcgcgcgcctctccgggAAAAAGAACATGTGTCCATAGAGTTAACCAGCTGCCGGGCGACCGCAAGCATTGCCACTGCACGCCAACAGAAGATCTCAAGCCGGGCGCAAACACCACGCCT
This region of Neospora caninum Liverpool complete genome, chromosome VI genomic DNA includes:
- a CDS encoding NADPH:quinone reductase and related Zn-dependent oxidoreductases, related, with protein sequence MRAVLVEASPPSRLHAATKGAAKPAFRLVLGSAAKPTPKKEKKEILIQVKAAGVNRMDLLQKRGKYPPPLGASPILGPEAAGIVASSGNRFREGDRVMALLLGGGYAEYVAVEEGLCMPIPDSLSFAQAAAIPENWLTAYQLLHFVAGVGTALVQLSSLLAIPTVIASAGSDEKLRLCRALGATHVINYRALEGKFAEEVSKATNGDGADLLLDPVGASFMKENAKCCAVDASWVLYGGLGGVKVPEFDFQPFFAKRIRLLASTLRSQDLSYREMLVKSFEVAVLPKLADGSLKVILDSTYPASEADQAHERLETNANCGKVVLTFDEPVGL